GAAGAACGCGGTGCCGGCCGGCCCGGTGCCCCATACCCTCGACGCCAGCAGCCCGCGTAGCTCCGCCTCGTCCGATCGATAGGCGGTGTCCAGGTCGCCGGCCATGAGGTGGAACTGCGCGATGCCGGTCGAGACCAGTTCGGCGATCTGGACGCCTTCCTCGTCTCTCACCGGTGACCGTCCCCCTCGACCATCTGGCCGGCCAGTTGCTTCATCACGGTCTCGACGTCGCCTTCGAGGTGAGCGCGCATCTGGTCGGCCGGCACGACCGATTCGAAGATCTCCACCACCTTGTCCAAGGCCTTCGCCGTGGCCCGGTGGATGGTGTCCGTGATCGTGTCCGCCAGCCCCTGAGCGTCGGGATCGCGGAACACGCGAGGGTCGAGGTCGAGCCTGATCAGATCGCCGCGGGCGCCAACGGTGGCGCAGACGAGACCGTTGGCCGACTTCTCCGTGACCTCGACGGCCCGGGCCCGTCCGTGCAGGGACAGCGCTTCACTCTGCAGCCGCATGAACCTGGCCTGGAGCTCGTCGGCGTAGGCTTGCAGCCCGGCCGCGTCGACATCCATGCGAACGCCTCCCCCAAGATCGTCTTCGACGAATGTACCAAAAGCAGCACAATGCACGAAGGGCGCCAAATTTAACGTGTGTATAACCTGTAAGCAACGTCCACAGCCACCTCCTGCAGCTCACAGACCTCAGCTCGGCGCACCCAGAGCCGGTGGACGCCACGGTCGATCCGGTCCAGGTCCAGCTCCCTGGCCACGGTGACCTGCGCGCCGATGTACTCGACCAGCAGCTCGTCCTCCCGCTCCGCGTACACCCAGAACGGCGCGCCCCGCCACATGCAGACGGTGATGACGTGGCGCACCCACGCGCACTCCGTGGCGGGGACGGCGCGGACGTACAGGTCGTCCTCCAGCCGCTCGAACCCGTCGGCGGGCGACGTGCGGCGCAGCCGCATCCACACCCTGCCCTCCCGCAGCTGCGGAGCCGCCTCGTATTCGGCTCCCGCCCAGGACGCCCGGTACGTCATGATTCCTCGTCCACCAGCCACTTC
This Nonomuraea muscovyensis DNA region includes the following protein-coding sequences:
- a CDS encoding YbaB/EbfC family nucleoid-associated protein, with translation MDVDAAGLQAYADELQARFMRLQSEALSLHGRARAVEVTEKSANGLVCATVGARGDLIRLDLDPRVFRDPDAQGLADTITDTIHRATAKALDKVVEIFESVVPADQMRAHLEGDVETVMKQLAGQMVEGDGHR